In Candidatus Methylomirabilota bacterium, the sequence GCGCAGATAGTCGCTGGCCGGGCTCGGCATGCTCACCAGCCGGCGTCCGCCCGGCTGGAAGATCGCGTCCGAGGCGCCGCCGTGGTTCCAGAGCACCTTGCCGCGGGCCTCGACCAGCGGCGCCACCGCTTCCGTGAGCCCGCTCGAGTAGGGGCCCACGAGGAAATCCACGCGGTCGTAGGTCAGCAGATGGCGGACCGTCTCCTCCGCGCGCGCGGCCCGGCTCTCGTCATCGAGGCAGTGGAGCCGGAGCGGCCGGCGCGGGCCCTCGGGGCCGAGCGACAGCCCGCCGGCCCCCGCCACCCAGTCGGCCCAGAGCCGGAGGCCCCGAAAGGCCTGCTCGCCCTGGAGCTGGAACCGCCCGCTGAGGGAGAGGGAGACCCCGGCGACCAGCTCGCGCGGGAAGCTCAGCCGGCGTCCCGGCGGCACGCGTCACACGGACACTCGACCCTGAGCCGGGTGAAGGGATAGATCCCCGTGGAGTGGCGGTCGCTCCACACGACCTTGATCGCATACCGCCCCACGAGCGAGATGTCGAGGGCACGAATGTCGGCCGGAATGGTGGCCGGCTGTATCATCCGCTCGCCGGTCAGCTCGTTGACGCAGGCGGCGCAGGGACACCGCTCCCGCAGGGTCTTGTTCGGATAGACGGTCAGGTGCCCGTCGGCCCAGGTGATGTGGATCTCGCGATCCGCGACCCGACGGATCTCGACGGGACTCGTCGCCTCGGGGCCCGGGCCCGGCCCGTCGGGCGCCCGACTACTTGAGCGTGGCCCCATGGAAAGCGCGTGAAGTAGGCAAGGCCCCGAGGTCAGCTCACGTGGGCCGTCGCCGGGCGGGTGCCGGACTCGCCATAGGGACGCACGAGCGGCGCCAGCGCGCGCCGCTGGGCCTCGTCGGCGGCGGCCAGCGGCGCGGCGGGCAGGCCGTTGCCGATGCCGAGGAGCGCGCACGCCGCCTTGAGCGCCGCCAGCCAGGGCCCCTGCCGGTAGACCGCCACGAGCTCGGCGATCTCGGCCTGGAGGCTCCGGCAGGCGACGGCATCGCCGCGCGCGGCGGCCGCCCGCAGCGCGACGAACAGCGCCGGCGCGACGTTGGCGAGCCCCGGCACGAGGCCGTCGGCCCCCTGAAGGAGACTGGCCGCCGCCAGCGACTCGTTGCCCTGGAGGACGCGGAAGTCCGACCGCGCGCGCTTGACGGCCAGGAGCACGAGGAAGGTCTCGAAGTCGCCGGCCGAGTCCTTGATCCCGAGCACGCGCGGCTCCCGAGCCAGGGCCGCCACGGTGTCCGGCGCCAGCGTGTGGTGCGTCGACTGCGGGATGTTGTAGAGCAGCGCCGGCAGCGAGGTCGCGGCCATGACGGCCTCGACGTGACGCCGCTGGGTCGCGGCGTCCACCGGGAAGTAGTAGGGCGAGCCCAGCACGATGGCATCGGCCCCCTCGCCGGCGGCCTGCCGGGCGGCCTCGGCGGCCGGCCCCGTGGCGGGAAGCATGACGCCGACCAGGACCGGCACCCGGCCGGCCGCCGCCCGGTGAGCGGCCCGGACCACGGCGCCGCGCTGGGCCGTCGTGAGCCATGCCCCTTCCCCGCAGCCGCCGAGGACGAAGAGGCCGCTGGCGCCGCCGGCCAGCACATGCTGGACGAGGCGGCCCATCGCGGCGGCGTCGGGGTCGCCGGAGGCGGCCAGGGGGGAGATGAGCGGCGGGATCACCCCGCTCAGGGCGGTATCCCAGGACCAGAGCGGACCCATGACGCATTCCACGATAGGATCCGACAACCGCGTTGACAAGCCC encodes:
- a CDS encoding DUF971 domain-containing protein; this encodes MGPRSSSRAPDGPGPGPEATSPVEIRRVADREIHITWADGHLTVYPNKTLRERCPCAACVNELTGERMIQPATIPADIRALDISLVGRYAIKVVWSDRHSTGIYPFTRLRVECPCDACRRDAG
- a CDS encoding dihydrodipicolinate synthase family protein produces the protein MGPLWSWDTALSGVIPPLISPLAASGDPDAAAMGRLVQHVLAGGASGLFVLGGCGEGAWLTTAQRGAVVRAAHRAAAGRVPVLVGVMLPATGPAAEAARQAAGEGADAIVLGSPYYFPVDAATQRRHVEAVMAATSLPALLYNIPQSTHHTLAPDTVAALAREPRVLGIKDSAGDFETFLVLLAVKRARSDFRVLQGNESLAAASLLQGADGLVPGLANVAPALFVALRAAAARGDAVACRSLQAEIAELVAVYRQGPWLAALKAACALLGIGNGLPAAPLAAADEAQRRALAPLVRPYGESGTRPATAHVS